The following coding sequences are from one Kushneria phosphatilytica window:
- the putA gene encoding bifunctional proline dehydrogenase/L-glutamate gamma-semialdehyde dehydrogenase PutA produces the protein MLKAEQILDPNTWQQDLATQFKRISDHYIVSEDDWVRELAALLDTSEADFRRIGDSTAELVRDVRAMDSAVDSIDELLTQYSLDTHEGLMLMCLAEALLRVPDSETADALIEDRLGVADWEKYAGQSDSWLVNASTWGLLTTGRVITLDHPRDGRPAGFINRMVNRMGEPVIRQAMRQAMKIMGRQFVLGRTIDEALKRSKPLFDKGYTYSYDMLGEAALTRQDAKRYFEDYANAIRSVGSVSRKLSERTPAPSISIKLSALHPRYEFGRRTQVLEELVDSVRQLASMARELNVALTIDAEEVDRLELSLEVFRAVYESDACRGWGRFGLVVQAYSKRAMPVLHWLTRVSANQGDIIPVRLVKGAYWDSEIKESQVLGVDGYPVYTRKACTDVAYLACAKYLLSDNAADRIFPQFATHNAHTISTILDLVGEQQRPFEFQRLHGMGEALYEAALKRAPAGTWCRIYAPVGAHKDLLPYLVRRLLENGANSSFVHQLVDPRVPVESLCVHPLQSLAEVDHYYNTRIPLPSELYGEKRSNSKGVNLNIHSQFQPLKEAMAPFLERRYQAAPLVGFTLDDDDTPLHRVMCPWDRDRLVGEVRWTSAEQTREAIAVARQAFPRWDATPVEERSAILERFADALEANMAELMALCCMEGGKLLTDGVAEVREAVDFCRYYAAHARELFGTATRLPGPTGESNELMLSGKGVFATISPWNFPIAIFCGQTVAAAVAGNTVLAKPAEQTSLIAHRVVALLHEAGMPRDVVQLLPGDGPTVGAVLSGDSRITGVAFTGSTDTARLINRSLAERDNAPLPTLIAETGGLNAMIVDSTALPEQVVADVVASSYQSAGQRCSALRVLYVQEDIADRIIETLRGAMAELAIGDPTQLATDVGPVIDEEARAGLQAHIDRLREEGRLLAEAPVTPEIAAKGTFIAPTAFRIDGIDALEAEQFGPILHVATFKSSEIDDVIDTINDRGYGLTFGVHSRNETFSNHVARRIRVGNVYVNRNIIGAVVGVQPFGGQGFSGTGPKAGGPHYLLRFATEKARTINTAALGGNASLLALGDD, from the coding sequence ATGCTGAAAGCCGAACAAATACTCGATCCCAACACCTGGCAGCAGGATCTCGCCACTCAGTTCAAGCGCATCAGTGATCATTACATTGTCAGCGAGGATGACTGGGTCCGTGAACTGGCAGCGCTGCTTGATACCAGCGAGGCTGATTTCCGCCGTATCGGCGACAGTACGGCCGAACTGGTACGCGATGTCCGTGCGATGGACAGTGCCGTCGATTCGATTGATGAATTGCTGACCCAGTACAGCCTCGATACCCATGAAGGGTTGATGCTGATGTGTCTGGCCGAAGCCCTGTTGCGCGTGCCGGACTCCGAAACCGCCGATGCGCTGATCGAGGATCGGCTTGGCGTAGCGGACTGGGAGAAGTATGCCGGTCAGAGCGACTCCTGGCTGGTCAATGCTTCCACCTGGGGGCTTCTGACCACCGGACGGGTCATTACACTCGACCATCCGCGCGATGGCCGGCCGGCCGGCTTCATCAACCGCATGGTCAATCGCATGGGTGAGCCGGTGATCCGGCAGGCAATGCGTCAGGCAATGAAGATCATGGGCCGCCAGTTCGTACTGGGGCGCACCATCGACGAGGCCCTCAAGCGCTCGAAGCCGCTATTCGACAAGGGCTATACCTATTCCTACGACATGCTCGGGGAAGCGGCGCTGACCCGTCAGGATGCCAAACGCTACTTCGAGGATTACGCCAATGCCATCCGCTCGGTAGGCAGTGTCAGTCGCAAGCTCTCCGAACGGACCCCGGCGCCGTCGATTTCAATCAAGCTATCGGCTCTGCATCCACGCTATGAGTTCGGCCGGCGCACTCAGGTACTCGAAGAACTTGTCGATAGCGTGCGCCAGCTGGCCTCCATGGCACGTGAACTGAATGTTGCCCTGACCATCGACGCCGAGGAAGTCGATCGGCTGGAGCTGTCGCTGGAGGTGTTCCGTGCCGTCTACGAGAGTGACGCCTGCCGCGGCTGGGGCCGTTTCGGACTGGTGGTGCAGGCCTACTCCAAGCGCGCCATGCCTGTGCTGCACTGGCTGACCCGAGTCTCTGCCAATCAGGGTGATATTATCCCTGTGCGACTGGTCAAGGGGGCTTACTGGGATAGCGAAATCAAGGAGTCCCAGGTGCTCGGCGTGGATGGCTATCCCGTCTATACCCGCAAGGCCTGTACCGATGTCGCCTATCTGGCATGTGCGAAATATCTGCTGTCCGATAATGCTGCCGATCGTATCTTTCCACAGTTCGCTACCCACAATGCCCACACCATTTCGACCATCCTGGATCTGGTGGGTGAACAACAGCGCCCGTTCGAGTTTCAGCGCCTGCACGGCATGGGCGAAGCCCTCTATGAGGCAGCCCTGAAACGTGCGCCCGCGGGAACATGGTGTCGTATCTATGCCCCTGTTGGTGCGCACAAGGATCTGCTGCCTTACCTCGTGCGGCGTCTATTGGAAAATGGCGCCAACTCCTCGTTCGTACACCAGCTGGTGGATCCACGTGTTCCCGTCGAATCGCTGTGCGTACATCCGCTACAGTCGCTGGCCGAAGTGGACCACTACTACAACACCCGGATCCCGTTGCCGAGCGAACTCTATGGAGAGAAAAGGAGCAACTCGAAAGGGGTCAATCTGAACATCCACAGCCAGTTTCAGCCCCTCAAGGAAGCCATGGCACCCTTCCTGGAGCGGCGCTATCAGGCTGCCCCGCTGGTCGGCTTCACTCTCGACGATGACGATACACCACTACATCGGGTGATGTGCCCCTGGGACCGTGATCGACTCGTGGGAGAGGTGCGCTGGACCAGCGCCGAGCAGACCCGTGAGGCCATTGCCGTGGCCCGCCAGGCCTTTCCTCGCTGGGATGCCACGCCGGTCGAGGAGCGTTCAGCCATTCTTGAACGCTTCGCTGATGCGTTGGAAGCAAACATGGCCGAGCTAATGGCCCTGTGCTGCATGGAAGGTGGCAAACTGCTGACCGATGGTGTCGCCGAGGTACGCGAGGCCGTCGACTTCTGCCGTTATTATGCCGCGCATGCCCGTGAGCTCTTCGGTACAGCCACACGACTCCCCGGCCCCACCGGCGAATCCAATGAACTGATGCTCTCCGGCAAGGGCGTCTTTGCCACCATCAGTCCCTGGAATTTCCCGATCGCCATTTTCTGCGGTCAGACAGTGGCAGCAGCCGTGGCTGGCAATACCGTCCTTGCCAAACCGGCTGAACAGACCTCACTGATTGCCCACCGGGTAGTGGCGCTGTTGCATGAAGCCGGCATGCCTCGTGATGTCGTCCAACTGCTGCCCGGCGATGGTCCCACGGTTGGTGCCGTACTCTCCGGCGATTCGCGCATTACCGGCGTTGCTTTCACCGGCTCGACCGATACCGCCCGGCTGATCAATCGGTCGCTGGCCGAACGTGATAATGCCCCCTTGCCCACCCTGATCGCCGAGACCGGGGGGCTGAATGCCATGATCGTGGATTCCACGGCCCTGCCGGAACAGGTGGTAGCCGACGTAGTGGCCTCGAGTTATCAGAGTGCCGGTCAGCGTTGTAGTGCGTTGCGCGTGCTCTACGTGCAGGAGGACATCGCTGATCGCATCATTGAAACGCTGCGTGGTGCCATGGCTGAACTGGCAATCGGTGACCCTACACAGCTGGCCACTGATGTCGGGCCGGTGATCGATGAAGAAGCACGTGCCGGTCTGCAGGCGCATATCGATCGCCTGCGCGAGGAGGGACGTCTGCTGGCCGAAGCCCCTGTCACGCCCGAGATCGCGGCAAAGGGGACCTTCATTGCCCCGACCGCCTTCCGTATTGATGGTATTGATGCACTGGAGGCGGAACAGTTCGGCCCCATCCTGCATGTGGCAACATTCAAGTCCAGCGAGATCGATGACGTTATCGATACTATCAACGACCGTGGCTATGGTCTGACCTTCGGGGTCCATAGCCGCAACGAAACCTTCTCCAATCATGTTGCTCGCCGTATTCGGGTCGGCAACGTGTACGTCAACCGCAACATCATCGGCGCCGTAGTCGGTGTACAACCCTTTGGAGGACAGGGCTTCTCGGGTACCGGTCCCAAGGCCGGCGGACCGCACTATCTGTTGCGCTTTGCCACCGAAAAGGCCCGGACCATCAACACGGCAGCGCTGGGAGGCAATGCCTCGCTGCTGGCGCTGGGTGACGACTAG
- a CDS encoding AraC family transcriptional regulator has product MMSTSGSAIRLAPLATTGQHHAHAHRQVVIGLSGEAEFDIAGARGRINERTGCIVPADREHYYRGIGDNSQLIIDLPDEVPALNGAHRHHRRLFESPRYFAIDDTLCLYLQFMLGEMSSATTGDHNLLTTTLLASLSRRLDHRAPGPRPRLDIGDLDEWIERHLSEPLKVEDLARRACLSTAHFTELFRDHTGLPPYRYILRKRLAAARELLQETTLPLVTIAERTGFANQSALSHAFRRHFAQSPGSLRGTRRH; this is encoded by the coding sequence ATGATGTCCACCTCCGGTAGCGCCATTCGGCTTGCACCGCTGGCGACCACAGGCCAGCATCACGCTCACGCTCATCGCCAGGTTGTGATCGGTCTATCCGGCGAAGCGGAGTTTGATATCGCCGGCGCACGCGGCCGTATCAATGAACGTACCGGCTGTATCGTGCCGGCCGATCGCGAGCACTACTACCGCGGCATCGGCGATAACAGTCAGCTCATCATCGACTTGCCAGATGAAGTTCCTGCACTCAATGGCGCACATCGTCATCATCGTCGATTATTCGAGTCTCCCCGTTATTTCGCAATCGATGACACGCTCTGTCTTTATTTGCAATTCATGCTCGGAGAGATGAGCTCAGCCACGACCGGCGATCATAATCTGCTGACGACGACCCTGCTGGCTTCACTCAGCCGGCGTCTTGACCATCGCGCTCCCGGACCGCGTCCGAGACTGGATATCGGTGACCTCGACGAGTGGATCGAACGGCATCTGTCCGAGCCCCTGAAAGTGGAAGATCTGGCGCGCAGAGCCTGTCTGAGTACTGCCCATTTTACCGAGCTGTTTCGCGACCACACCGGCCTGCCACCCTATCGCTACATATTGCGCAAGCGTCTGGCGGCAGCGCGTGAACTATTGCAGGAAACCACCCTGCCGCTTGTCACCATCGCCGAGCGCACCGGTTTCGCCAATCAGAGCGCGCTCTCTCACGCCTTTCGGCGTCACTTTGCCCAGTCTCCGGGGTCCCTGCGCGGCACACGTCGACACTGA
- a CDS encoding TerC family protein, protein MTHWFDLAWLLDPSAWAGLLTLIIIEIVLGIDNLVFIAILADKLPPALRDRARITGLSLALIMRLILLLCLSWLMGLTQPLVTLFGHTFNGRDLILLGGGFFLIYKATSELHEHVDADASDNEGQSRACSAFSTVVAQIVVLDAVFSIDSIITAVGTVDHLMVMMIAVVVAMTLMLIASRPLTRFVAAHPTVILLCLGLLLMIGFSLVAEGLGLHIPKGYLYAAIGFAILIELLQALRQRKSRQPRSRYGSRRARTAEAIMRLLSSDEPNLTRYREESSDTAHHDEALALFDVTEQHMVRGVLSLADKPIEAIMTLRRDIDCIDLSNDVDQQIGHLRDSPHASLVVIRDGARDAPLGIVQKRRLLDASLAGEALDVAAVLEQPLVLLENVSVVEALQQFQRSGERLAFVVDEFGTLEGIVTMLDILEDIAGEMPGGSEADQRVYRVSERCFEADASEDIVDINQQLPDPLPLGRDYTSLAGLVVDRLESLPQPGARVSVPPWLIEVRDVERHRVKRVRLYRQAEEE, encoded by the coding sequence ATGACCCACTGGTTCGATCTGGCCTGGTTGCTTGACCCCTCTGCCTGGGCTGGCCTGCTGACCCTGATCATCATTGAAATCGTACTGGGTATCGATAACCTGGTTTTCATCGCCATTCTTGCCGACAAGCTGCCACCGGCACTGCGCGACCGCGCACGAATAACCGGGCTGTCACTGGCGCTGATCATGCGCCTGATACTGCTGCTCTGCCTCTCCTGGCTCATGGGTCTGACCCAGCCACTGGTCACCCTGTTTGGCCATACCTTCAATGGCCGAGATCTGATCCTGCTGGGGGGTGGTTTCTTCCTTATCTACAAGGCAACCAGCGAACTTCATGAGCATGTCGACGCCGATGCCTCCGACAACGAAGGACAGTCGCGAGCCTGTTCAGCATTTTCCACCGTTGTCGCCCAGATCGTAGTGCTGGATGCCGTCTTTTCGATCGATTCGATTATCACCGCCGTCGGTACGGTCGATCATCTTATGGTCATGATGATCGCAGTGGTCGTCGCCATGACGCTGATGCTGATAGCCAGTCGTCCCCTGACGCGCTTTGTAGCGGCCCATCCAACCGTCATTCTGCTCTGCCTCGGGCTCTTGCTGATGATCGGTTTCAGCCTGGTGGCCGAAGGGCTCGGCCTCCACATTCCCAAGGGGTATCTCTATGCCGCTATTGGCTTTGCCATACTCATCGAGCTGCTCCAGGCATTACGCCAGCGAAAAAGCAGACAACCCCGAAGCCGTTATGGATCACGCCGGGCACGTACGGCCGAAGCCATAATGCGACTGCTGAGCAGCGATGAACCGAACCTGACCCGTTATCGCGAAGAGAGCAGTGACACTGCACATCATGACGAGGCTCTGGCGCTGTTCGATGTCACCGAACAGCATATGGTGCGTGGGGTGCTGTCACTGGCCGATAAACCGATCGAAGCCATCATGACCTTGCGGCGTGATATTGACTGCATCGATCTTTCCAATGACGTCGACCAGCAAATCGGGCATCTGCGCGATAGCCCACATGCCAGCCTGGTGGTCATTCGCGATGGCGCTCGGGATGCGCCTTTGGGTATCGTCCAGAAGCGTCGCCTGCTCGATGCCTCACTGGCCGGAGAAGCCCTGGATGTAGCAGCCGTTCTGGAACAACCGCTGGTATTGCTGGAAAACGTCTCGGTCGTTGAGGCTTTGCAGCAATTCCAGCGCAGTGGCGAAAGACTTGCCTTTGTAGTGGATGAATTCGGCACGCTGGAAGGCATTGTGACCATGCTGGATATCCTCGAGGATATTGCCGGCGAAATGCCCGGTGGCAGCGAAGCTGACCAGCGCGTTTATCGTGTCAGCGAGCGCTGTTTCGAGGCTGATGCCAGTGAGGATATTGTCGATATCAACCAGCAACTGCCGGATCCGCTACCGCTGGGACGCGACTATACCAGTCTGGCCGGATTGGTCGTTGATCGACTGGAAAGCCTGCCTCAGCCAGGCGCCCGGGTCAGTGTACCGCCATGGTTGATCGAAGTACGGGATGTTGAGCGCCATCGGGTAAAACGGGTACGGCTCTATCGTCAGGCCGAAGAGGAATGA
- a CDS encoding tripartite tricarboxylate transporter permease, translating into METLNALMAGFGVALTPMNLLLALIGCFLGTLIGALPGLGPANGVAILIPLAFTLGLPPESALIMLTAVYAGAMYGGRISSILLNIPGDEPAMMTCLDGYPMAQQGKAAEALAISAVASFIGSLIACIGLILLAPLLARFALTFGPAEYFALFVLAFATLGGITGKNPMKTLMAAALGLMMSTIGIDISTGSQRFTFGILELYEGIDFIIAIVGLFAVSELLFFIERRAGDGDSSVKMNRLKLRWREIVAIIPTSLRSGGVGFVAGVLPGAGASLGSFLSYTVEKRILGSKNRFGEGDPRGVAAPESGNNGAANGALVPMLTLGIPGSGTTAVLLAMLVSLNITPGPLMFQQHAEIVWGVIAALLVGNLLLLLLNIPLVGVFVKILSVPPKFLMPLVTLVAIVGIYSISHSTFDLYFMIAFGVLGYLLRKLEIPLVPVILGLLLGPEMEKNLRHALSLSDGDWSVLWSTPLSITIWAIAILGLILPYLLGPMLRRSMAAKRNRN; encoded by the coding sequence ATGGAGACCCTTAATGCACTGATGGCCGGCTTCGGGGTGGCCCTGACCCCGATGAATCTGCTGCTGGCACTGATCGGCTGCTTTCTCGGCACACTGATCGGGGCCCTGCCCGGGCTCGGCCCGGCCAATGGCGTCGCCATTCTGATTCCGCTGGCCTTTACACTCGGTCTGCCACCGGAATCAGCCCTGATCATGCTGACCGCTGTTTATGCCGGGGCCATGTATGGCGGTCGAATCTCCTCGATCCTGCTCAACATCCCGGGCGATGAGCCGGCCATGATGACCTGCCTGGATGGTTATCCGATGGCGCAGCAGGGCAAGGCCGCTGAAGCGCTGGCAATTTCTGCCGTCGCCTCCTTCATTGGCAGCCTGATTGCCTGTATCGGATTGATTCTGCTGGCACCGTTACTGGCCCGTTTTGCACTGACCTTCGGTCCCGCCGAATATTTCGCGCTGTTCGTACTGGCCTTCGCCACACTTGGCGGCATCACCGGCAAGAATCCCATGAAAACCCTGATGGCTGCAGCGCTGGGCCTGATGATGTCCACCATCGGAATCGATATCTCCACCGGCAGTCAGCGCTTTACCTTCGGCATTCTGGAACTCTATGAAGGCATCGATTTCATCATTGCCATCGTCGGACTGTTTGCCGTATCCGAGCTTTTGTTTTTCATCGAGCGGCGTGCCGGAGACGGTGACAGTAGCGTCAAAATGAATCGGCTCAAGCTACGCTGGCGGGAAATCGTGGCCATTATTCCGACCAGCCTTCGCAGCGGCGGCGTCGGTTTTGTGGCAGGTGTCCTGCCGGGCGCCGGCGCCTCACTGGGCAGCTTTTTGAGCTATACGGTGGAGAAACGCATTCTCGGCAGCAAAAACCGTTTTGGTGAGGGTGATCCGCGCGGTGTTGCAGCACCGGAATCAGGCAACAACGGGGCAGCCAATGGAGCACTGGTCCCGATGCTGACCCTCGGGATTCCCGGTAGTGGTACCACAGCCGTGTTATTGGCAATGCTGGTGTCGCTGAATATTACACCGGGCCCGCTGATGTTTCAGCAGCATGCCGAAATCGTCTGGGGTGTCATTGCAGCACTGCTGGTCGGTAATCTGCTGTTACTGCTGCTGAACATCCCTCTTGTCGGTGTGTTCGTCAAAATCCTGTCGGTACCGCCGAAGTTTCTGATGCCCCTGGTCACGCTGGTTGCCATCGTGGGGATCTATTCGATCAGCCATTCAACCTTTGATCTTTACTTCATGATTGCCTTCGGCGTGCTGGGCTATCTGCTGCGCAAGCTGGAGATCCCACTGGTCCCCGTCATTCTGGGCCTGCTATTGGGGCCGGAGATGGAAAAAAATCTGCGCCATGCCCTGAGCCTTTCCGACGGTGACTGGTCAGTACTGTGGTCCACACCCTTGTCCATCACCATCTGGGCAATCGCCATCCTTGGGCTGATCCTCCCCTATCTGCTCGGTCCGATGTTGCGCCGGAGCATGGCCGCCAAACGCAACCGCAACTGA
- a CDS encoding tripartite tricarboxylate transporter TctB family protein, whose translation MSFLNDRILGVLMLLLAVAYGWQAQQIPVPFGGGGPVGPSTFPTLLAVVLGLTSLYLMLRPDPDNAWPLGRTLGEMLVAVLVLIAYTLALEPIGFPIATTLAVGILCWRMGARPLPAFLVGLGGAVIGYIAFNFGLELTLPAGLLEFH comes from the coding sequence ATGAGCTTTCTGAACGATCGCATCCTTGGGGTACTGATGCTTCTGCTGGCCGTCGCCTACGGCTGGCAGGCGCAGCAGATCCCGGTGCCTTTTGGTGGAGGCGGCCCGGTGGGCCCCTCTACCTTCCCGACCCTGCTGGCCGTAGTGCTGGGATTGACCAGCCTTTATCTGATGCTCCGGCCCGATCCGGATAACGCCTGGCCCCTGGGGCGTACGCTGGGCGAGATGCTCGTTGCGGTGCTGGTACTGATCGCCTACACCCTGGCGCTGGAGCCGATCGGTTTCCCGATTGCCACCACTCTGGCGGTAGGTATTCTCTGCTGGCGCATGGGTGCCCGTCCGCTGCCTGCCTTTCTGGTAGGACTGGGTGGCGCGGTCATCGGGTATATTGCTTTCAACTTCGGTCTTGAACTGACCCTGCCTGCCGGATTGCTGGAGTTTCACTGA
- a CDS encoding Bug family tripartite tricarboxylate transporter substrate binding protein — protein MSNTSRFMGRALGWLAAATLAIGASSALAFQPSGKVDCIAPSDPGGGWDFTCRSVGRLLEQLDLVPASVQTTNMAGAGGGVAYAHTVSKRRDDDQLIVAASTATTTRLAQKQFPGMSADMVRWAAALGADYGIIAVGKDSPYDSLPELMDALKKKPGSVSFAGGSATGGWDHLKVLQTAQKAGVDQLRKIKYLSYNNGGEAITQVIGGHIDAFTGDISESKGFIDSGDLKVLAVLADQRLPAPLDNLPTAKEQGIDEVAPNWRGFYLPKGISDEAYQWWVNTFDKVYASDEWKKVMKQNGLMPFHKSGKAFDEYVRQQINDLQQLSKEIGLVQ, from the coding sequence ATGTCCAACACATCACGCTTCATGGGCCGCGCGCTGGGCTGGCTGGCTGCTGCAACGCTGGCCATTGGCGCTTCCAGTGCACTTGCCTTTCAGCCTTCGGGCAAGGTGGATTGTATTGCCCCGTCGGATCCTGGCGGTGGCTGGGACTTTACCTGCCGCAGTGTCGGGCGCCTGCTTGAGCAACTTGATCTCGTACCAGCGAGTGTTCAGACCACCAACATGGCTGGTGCGGGGGGTGGTGTGGCCTATGCCCATACCGTCAGCAAACGGCGTGATGATGATCAGCTGATCGTAGCCGCCAGTACAGCCACCACCACCCGTCTGGCACAGAAGCAATTCCCTGGCATGAGCGCCGACATGGTGCGCTGGGCTGCAGCGCTGGGCGCCGACTATGGCATCATCGCAGTCGGCAAGGATTCACCCTATGACTCCCTGCCCGAGCTGATGGACGCACTGAAGAAGAAACCCGGCAGCGTTTCATTTGCCGGCGGCAGCGCTACCGGGGGCTGGGATCACCTCAAGGTCCTGCAGACGGCCCAAAAAGCCGGCGTGGATCAACTGCGCAAGATCAAGTATCTCTCCTACAACAATGGCGGCGAAGCCATCACTCAGGTCATCGGTGGCCATATCGATGCCTTTACGGGTGATATTTCCGAATCCAAGGGCTTTATCGACTCAGGTGATCTGAAGGTCCTGGCTGTTCTTGCCGACCAGCGCTTGCCCGCACCACTGGACAACCTGCCAACAGCGAAGGAACAGGGCATTGATGAAGTGGCTCCCAACTGGCGCGGTTTCTATCTACCAAAAGGTATTTCCGATGAAGCCTATCAGTGGTGGGTGAATACCTTTGACAAGGTCTACGCCAGCGACGAGTGGAAGAAAGTCATGAAGCAGAATGGCCTGATGCCCTTCCACAAGTCCGGCAAGGCCTTTGATGAATACGTTCGCCAGCAGATCAATGATCTCCAGCAACTTTCCAAAGAGATCGGGCTGGTGCAATGA
- a CDS encoding manganese catalase family protein, which translates to MFHHSSHLQYPVRVDEPNPQFAMLLQQAIGGIEGEIRVAMQYFFQAMGARGDDRIRDMLMSTATEELSHIEMLGHAVALNLEGAPLSYQEATAKDPVMNAILGGANPRHLLSSGLAALPVNANGVPFDMSHVYATGNIAADMNANVAAESSGRVLASRLYNWTDDKGMKDFLSFLIARDTYHQQQWLAVIEELGGLEENLPIPNSTPTEHEATEHSYYYLNTLMDKEAPQGRWSQGPSLDGRGEFSARQKPEPKGQEPSLGKARPGSGAQEQQM; encoded by the coding sequence ATGTTTCATCATTCCTCTCACCTGCAATACCCGGTTCGAGTCGATGAGCCCAATCCCCAGTTCGCCATGCTGCTCCAGCAGGCCATCGGCGGGATTGAAGGAGAGATCCGTGTTGCCATGCAGTATTTCTTTCAGGCCATGGGCGCCCGCGGTGATGATCGGATCCGCGACATGCTGATGTCGACGGCAACCGAGGAACTCTCCCATATCGAGATGCTGGGTCATGCCGTCGCACTCAACCTGGAAGGCGCGCCGCTCTCCTATCAGGAAGCCACGGCAAAGGATCCGGTCATGAACGCCATCCTGGGCGGTGCCAACCCGCGCCACCTGCTTTCGTCGGGGCTCGCAGCACTGCCGGTCAACGCCAATGGCGTGCCTTTCGACATGAGTCATGTCTATGCCACGGGCAATATTGCTGCCGATATGAACGCTAACGTCGCAGCCGAATCCAGTGGCCGCGTGCTGGCTTCCCGACTCTATAACTGGACCGACGACAAGGGCATGAAGGATTTTCTTTCCTTCCTTATTGCTCGTGATACCTACCATCAGCAGCAGTGGTTGGCCGTGATCGAGGAGCTGGGCGGACTGGAAGAAAATCTGCCGATTCCAAACTCGACCCCAACCGAGCACGAGGCTACCGAGCACTCCTATTACTATCTGAATACTCTGATGGACAAGGAGGCACCGCAGGGGCGCTGGAGTCAGGGGCCCTCGCTGGATGGCCGTGGCGAATTCTCGGCCCGTCAGAAGCCCGAACCGAAAGGGCAGGAACCATCACTGGGCAAGGCCCGACCCGGTTCCGGCGCCCAGGAACAGCAAATGTAA
- a CDS encoding glutathione peroxidase, whose product MELNNREGQEVPQVTFKQRRNGQLIDVESKDIFANRTVVVFALPGAYTPTCSSTHLPRYNELADKLFANGVDEIVCLSVNDPFVMEAWGEHQEASHLTLIADGNGEFTEGMGMLVDKSDLGFGRRSWRYSMLVRNGRIEKMFIEPQKPGDPFEVSDADTMLDYLNPSAGRPSFATVFSKPGCPYCARAKQMLVDHHIAYEDISIGNRDITTRSVRAMTGNATVPQVWIDGKHIGGAEEVAEYFGEKATA is encoded by the coding sequence ATGGAATTGAACAATCGCGAAGGTCAGGAAGTCCCACAGGTAACTTTCAAACAGCGGCGGAACGGTCAGCTGATTGATGTTGAGAGCAAGGACATCTTTGCCAACCGTACTGTTGTCGTGTTTGCCCTGCCCGGGGCCTATACACCGACCTGCTCTTCGACCCACCTGCCTCGCTACAATGAACTGGCCGACAAGCTGTTTGCCAATGGCGTGGATGAAATTGTCTGCCTTTCCGTCAACGATCCCTTTGTTATGGAAGCCTGGGGCGAACATCAGGAAGCCAGCCATCTGACGCTGATTGCAGACGGCAATGGCGAATTCACTGAAGGCATGGGGATGCTGGTCGACAAGTCCGACCTGGGCTTTGGTCGCCGCAGCTGGCGCTACTCCATGCTGGTTCGAAATGGTCGCATCGAAAAGATGTTCATCGAGCCGCAGAAGCCGGGCGACCCCTTCGAAGTTTCCGATGCCGATACCATGCTGGACTATCTCAATCCCAGCGCCGGCCGGCCAAGCTTCGCTACGGTCTTCTCCAAGCCAGGCTGCCCCTATTGCGCACGTGCCAAGCAGATGCTGGTCGATCATCACATTGCCTATGAAGATATCTCCATTGGCAATCGCGACATCACCACGCGCTCGGTACGCGCCATGACCGGTAACGCCACGGTCCCCCAGGTTTGGATCGACGGCAAGCATATCGGTGGCGCTGAAGAAGTTGCCGAATACTTTGGCGAGAAAGCGACCGCCTGA
- a CDS encoding DUF6314 family protein → MRTIASMEFHSRPGPGSHSGWAGRGQGKVDVESTQTPSGEIILRFHEQGRFTADETAGRAIPFNNVYRWTFLEDRLSLHHERRGIEEAVWLFDLIHDEHSSGLISAHPHPCGKDSYHACLKHDEYGLEMEWTIIGPVKNEHLHYRYYTHRN, encoded by the coding sequence ATGCGAACCATCGCCAGCATGGAGTTTCACTCTCGCCCGGGGCCGGGGTCGCACAGTGGCTGGGCAGGTCGCGGTCAGGGCAAGGTAGACGTCGAGTCCACCCAGACCCCGTCCGGCGAAATCATCCTGCGCTTTCATGAGCAAGGAAGATTCACGGCCGATGAGACGGCCGGACGTGCCATTCCCTTTAATAATGTCTATCGCTGGACCTTCCTGGAGGACCGGCTTTCACTGCATCACGAACGTCGAGGTATAGAGGAAGCGGTATGGCTGTTTGACCTCATCCACGATGAACACAGCAGTGGCCTGATCAGTGCCCACCCTCATCCTTGCGGTAAAGACAGCTATCATGCCTGCCTGAAGCACGACGAGTACGGTCTTGAGATGGAGTGGACCATCATCGGCCCGGTCAAGAACGAACATCTTCATTACCGCTACTACACCCATCGCAACTGA